The sequence ACGTTCCTTTGGACTTTCCCATGAATAGCCAGGCCTCTGATGTCCTACAATTATATTACAATGCTACAACTGCATCTACAGTTCTATAAGTTTCCCAGTGTCAAACTGTCAATGGTACCATCTGAAAGTCAATATTGATCATGTTCTACTTCAAAAGAAACCCGTCTATCTTGATTTGGGTTTGTAAGTTGATCAATATTTATTACTACCTCTTGAGATGTTTGACAATCTGGACTGGAATCAACAGACTCTGTACAAGACTGATCTCCATCTCCAGGGAAATAACTAGTTTGAAATGAAGAGACCGATGGGCTCGGCGCACCCATACTAGGCAGACTAGTGCCATTGCGGTCATTCAGCCCACTTTTTCTGAAAGTATGGGATTTTAAGTCCCTCTGCATAAAGATCCTGAAGAAATTGTGGACTTTACTCCTTATGGAAATTCTGGAATTTAAAGGCCTCAacattttcctttccttgtagACAAACATGACCATGAATATAATGACAGCTAAGAGGGATGCTACTCCAGCAATTAAAAATAAGCCCCAGAAACTCTTGAGACTAAGGCTGTTATGGTTAGATGTAACCGAGGTGCTGGAATCTGGGCAATTGCTTTGTTTTCCAAACCAAGCATTCTCGATTTCCTTCATTTTATCTCCCTCTGTCATGTTTAGAACTGCCCTTGATACATCTGGTACCAGAGGAGAACCTTTAGGGAAGGCCTGAAAATCACAACACAAAGCAGCAAGCCAGTCTTTATCAGGGTTGACAAACTTTGCACTTACAATACATAAAGAGAAATTGAGAGGGTCTTCTGATGATCAACCTTTGATTCTTCTGATGATCCTGATGATCTATCAAATATGGTTGATCATGAGGCTCCACTAGAGGATGAAACTGCCGGCTTCTTTCCGTTCCAACCACGTACTTTGGGCTCTCTATTCTCTTCTAATGGATCCACCAGGACCCAAAAATTATTGCCACATAGTATCGGTTTTGCTAAATCCCCTAAACTTAATGGAATCTCAGATGATTCTTGCTCATTTCCTTCTGGTAATGTTAGACTGAAAGAGACGACTTGTGCTGAGGATGCCTGTTCTATGGTTGAAGTCGCTGAGACCTTATCTGAACCTGAAAGCTCATTTAGTCACTGCCCTGAACGTGACTACGAGAATGTAGTTTGTAGAAGTCAACAAAGTCAAGACGACACAAAATGTAAAACCCCGAATGGCACTACAAATTGCAATAATCACACAGAATCAAGCAGAGAAGTGGGCTTAAGGGCAAATACAGCCGAACCACCAGGATCGTGtcaggaagaagaaaaatctgtcATTGATTCTCAGTGCACTTCTACCAGCATCCCACAAAAAACAGAATCAAAACCAAAGCCGAAGATTCTTCTAGTAGAAGATAACAAGATCAATGTAATGGTGGCGAAATCAATGATGAAGCAGTTAGGCCATACCATTGATGTTGTGAATAATGGAGATGAAGCTGTGCGTGCAGTTCAGTCCTGTTGTTATGATCTAGTTTTGATGGTAATTTCTAGATTCAAATCATTTCTACCACCACCTTTTCTTTGTTCATGGTTCTTCTGATGGGATTTTGATTAAGCTGAACACTTGGATTCTTAAGTTTCAGTAACCATGTATCACATTAAATTTGCAGGACGTCTGCATGCCGGTAATGAATGGCCTCCAAGCTACACAAATGATTCGTTCTTTTGAAGAAACTGGCAATTGGGATGCTGCTGCTAAGGTTGGAATAGAGCCTTCAGCTTCATTACAAGATGGTCagagttctattcattatgaCAAGAGGATGCCTATAATTGCGGTGAGCACTTCACTTTTAATAGCCAACTCTGAGACCCCATTCTATCTCCTGACTCACTAGAGATCTTACCACCCTGAGTGTTTTTAGTTATTTGCTTGTTATTACCAAACAACACAAAGCATTGTGTCTTGCTTTCTATAGTAGCCGAGCTACACTGAAGCACTGAAACATGTCCTTATTTCATCACCCTCAAAGCCATAAATCCGTCTGCATATACTAACAGATTCAGGTGGTGAATGCAGATGACAGAGAATGCATTATCAGAGAGTGCAGAGGAATGTTATGCAAATGGTATGGACTCATTTGTTTCAAAGCCTGTGacttttcaaaaactaaaagagtGCCTAGAGCAATATTTACCATGATGTCTGATGTAAATTTGTGTACAAAAAATGCTAGGAAAGTTTTGTGACCAATGTAACATGCTCTTTGCAGCCATTAGTATCTCAATAGAAGTTGTATAGATCCATGTCAATATTCTTTCCCTTCTTCAAGATTATTTTAACATTGTTCCCTCAAAGATTTGGAAATCTCTGTTTCTAGTCAAGTTAGGACTTGAAAGAAAAGGCAGAGAAGCCTACAACAGACATGAATGCACAGAAGTTAATGCAGGATTCCCTTCAGCCACGCTAACACAAAACAGAATTTTCAATGGAAGAGACAAAGGGCAAGAGATATACTTGTGATAATTTACTAAAATCCTGAAACTCAGTTTATTCCTACTTACATCCTTGTAAAACAGAATTTTCACTGAAAAAGATAAAGGACAGTGTGAttgcgattgttttttaaataactttttatattaaaatacatgtcaatgatattttttttattttttaaaaaattatttctaacattagaacatcaaaataatttaaaaatactaaaaacatattaatttaaagttaaataaaaaaataaaaaaaatttctaatttttaaaaagcacttttcaaacgcagaaacaaacagTCAATACAGTAATTCAATATCTTTACGAATGGCTACTGGGGTTCTAATTGTCAAATGATAATGTACAAGTCAATTATTTTCGGGGTCAATTTCCAAAGCTGTTGGTCTCTCTTGATTTTGGTGGGGAAGCTGATCAATATTTATTACTACCTCTTGAGGTGCTTGCCTATTTGGACTATAATCATAATCTGTAGAAGAAGGATCTTCAGGAAATTGTCTGTGAACTGAGAAGGCTGCCGGACTTGGCACGCCCATAGAAGGCAGACTGATTCCGTTTCTATCAGTCAGCTCCGTTTGTCTGGATATTTGGGACGTCGAGTCCCTTTGAATGAAGATTCTGAAGAAATTTTTAGTTCTATCCCATGTTGAAGCTGTGGGATCAGAGGGCCTCAAGTCTCTTCTTTCTCGGTAGACAAACATGGCAATGAAGATGACGAGAGCTAAAAATGCAGCTAGTCcggcaattaaaaataatcccCAGAAACTCTTGAGACTCAGGGTATTAGATGAAACTGAGGTGCTGGAATCTGGACAGCTGCCTTTTTTGCCAAACCACGCATCCTCTATTTGCTTCATTTTATCCCCCTCTGTCACATTTAAAATTGCCCTTGATATATCAGGCACTACAGGAGAACCTTTAGGGAAGACCTGAAGTCACGAAAACAAAGCATAGATGAGAAACAATGCACTTATTAGCCATATAGGAAATGGAAATAGAAAGATGGAAAAGTGAACTTACAAAGCCAAAACCGCCGGTTTTGAATGTAGGATCAATCATGGTATATTTCGAGCAGTATTTTGACAGAAAGAGTTTCATATATGGCACTTCGTCGAAAGCAGCAGCAATACCACCATTTCCACTTCCTCTGGAAAAGAGTTCGTGGCATTCTTCTAGAGAATTATACATGATGAGCTTGGAGTTGTCGAAACCCAAGCCTAACAGGATTCCTCGAACAAAAGAACCCTTCAGGTAGCCTACATACCCCCCCTTCGTAATGAGATCATGTACATCAGTAACTGTAGGCTGCAGCTGCTGGACTGTAAGTAAGCTCGTTAAACTGGCGGTGTAGCTCTGTGTGAGgaccaacacaacaaaaaaccaTATAATTACCACTGCCCGAGACAAGTTGCTAACCAATTTCTCCCCTGCAAATATAAACATGAAGTCAATttggtgtttatatatatattggtgagTGCTAGTACTATAGAAGAAGGGAAATTCATAAGGGGAAGGGAGATTACGCGGTGCAAAAACCATCGTTGAGAAGGAAAACCAGAAGCTAGTTCCTGCTTGATCTGAAGCAGACCCTCGAAAATCTTCATTTATTCTGTGCTCAAGAACCCAGACAACAAAtccaatgaaaagaaagaaaaaaaaacttctcacCCAAAGGTCCCATGTCAAAGGTTTCATGAAGACCCATGCATTTTTACTATTGTTGTCTGCTATAGGAACACTCATGGAGACACCACTTTCTGTGAAAGGCAAGGTGTAATCGATGTACAAGGACCTGTTGAAGACAATGGACACGTCTCCAACCACAGCATCATATTTTTGTTCGCAgtaaacaaaaatgcaaaagaaagaaagttactTGCATCAACGTGGATGATATCAATGCAATATCACAAACATAGAATAAgtacagaaaaaaatatataattatattttacctttaaATACACTTGATAGGTCAGATCATCGTAAGTTCCACCAGGCATGGCATGGGGAATGTACTCATAAGGCAAAGCATAAGGCAATGCTTTCACTACAGCATCAAAAACATCTATGCAGTATCCGGTGATTTTTGTGGTGTTGGAACTAGGATCCTTTGTCACAGCCACAAACTCACCGAAGCCACCCTTCACTGGCACTCCGATTTTCAACTTCTTCTCATTTGTGGGAATCTCCCAACCCTTGGGAGCGACAGTTGTATCCCCAGGAAAAATTGCAGCTGAAATGCCGGACATAGAAGTTGAATTTGTAGGTTCCAATCGTTTTACGAGTCCTTGTGTTGGTGTCCAAAGCCCAATCTCTCTTCCTCCTTTTCCATTCACATTAACTATCTGGAAAGCTGGAGATTGCAACTGCCCATCAACAAAATGgtaattgttaaataatatttatgttgtcttatttattaagggtagaatagtactttcagtttaacctatatatactttatttgtaattaggttaagactatgcattcataatatacagtttattcagaattctagcctcctttttgtgtttgatcttaattagtttaacatggtatcagagctggttttatggaacgaagcttaatcccaaatacagcTTCGCGGATCCAACTCTACGGTGAGTTGGCTGGGGGTTTGCAGGGGGCAGCgcgcaatttttttttttggagtgatattttgtcttccgcttctgcaaaattaggtatttcgacagtctctgcaattattttggtatttcgacagtttctgcaattattttggtatttcgtcttcccttcagCTTCTGTAATTTGGTATCtgcgttcagtttttgcaaatttgttttgtgttttgggagtaatcgtataatttcgagaagatatttgtttagtttctgcaattgagtattttgtcttccgctgcttttgcattctggttatttgtgattgttgattatggctactgaaagagatgattcgcttcagtctgtgagtgtgaggttggatgggaagaactattcatattggagttatgtaatgagaaatttccttaagggtaagaagatgtgggggtatgttagtggaacttatgtgatacctaagaatattgaggagggggatgctggtttgatagatacatgggaagcaaataatgcaaagatcattacttggatcaacaattctgttgagcattcaataggtacgcagttggcgaaatatgagacagcaaaagaggtttgggatcatctgcaaatgttattcacacaatcaaattttgcaaaacagtatcaattagagaatgacatacgagctcttcatcagaagaatatgagtattcaagagttttattctgctatgacagatctttgggatcaattggctcttactgaatcgacagaattaaaggcatgtggtgcctatattgagcgtagagagcagcaaagattggtacagtttttaacagcacttcgcagtgatttcgaaggacttaaaggttcaattctgcatcgttctccactgccttctgttgactctgttgtcagtgagttattggctgaagaaatacgttttcagtcttattctgaaaaaggaattctttctgcttcaaatccttctGTACTAGCAGTACCTTCTAGGTCATTCTCTAATTATCAGAATAAGTCtcacacaagggttggcttcgatgagtgcaacttctgtaagcagaaaggtcattggaaggctcagtgtcctaagttgagacatcagaatcaagcttggaagcctggaaatcagtcacaatctaatgctcatagaccacctcagggttataaaccacaacaccataatactgcagcagtagcttcctcgagttctattaccgatcctaatattttggctgagcaatttcagaagtttctctccttgcagccacaagcaatgtctgcttcttcttccataggtcagttgcctcatagttcctcaggtatgtcacattctgaatgggtcttggattctggtgcttctcatcatatgtctccagattcctcatcttttacctctgtatcccctttatcctccattcctgttatgactgctgatggcactcaaatgcccttagcaggtgttggttctgttgtcacacctcacatgtctctccctaatgtttatcttattccacaactcaaattgaatcttgcgtctgttggtcaaatatgtgattctggtgattatttagtcatgttttctggttccttttgttgtatacaggatctgcagtctcagaagctgattgggacaggccgtagggagaatggactatatattttggatgagttaaaagtgccagTTGCTGCTGCCGCCGCTGCTACTACtacagttgatttgtcttcctttcgtttgagtatttcatcttctagtttttatttatggcattcccgtctaggtcatgtttcgtcttctcgtttgagatttttggcatccacaggagctttaggaaatttgaaaacttgtgacatttctgattgtagtggatgtaaattggcaaaattttctgCCTTACtttttaatcgaagtatttctgtttcttcttcaccatttgatttgattcattctgatgtatggggaccttctcctgttgccacaaaaggagggtctcgatattatgtctcttttattgatgatcatactcgttattgttgggtttatttaatgaaacatcgttctgaattctttgagatatatgcagcttttcgagctcttatcaaaactcaatattctactgtgatcaaatgctttaggtgtgatttaggtggggaatacacttctaataaattttgccaattgcttgccctagatggaaccatccaccaaacttcatgtacagatactcctgagcaaaatggtgttgctgaaagaaaacataggcacattgtcgaaactgctcgttctctcttgttgtctgcttttgttcctagtgagttttggggagaagctgttcttactgctgtaagcttgattaatacaattccatcttctcatagttcgggtctatctccttttgaaaagttatatgggtatgtccctgattattcctcatttagagtctttggttgtacttgtttcgttcttcgtcctcatgtagaacgaagtaagctatcctctcgatccgctatttgtgtctttttgggctatggtgaaggtaaaaagggttatcgttgttttgatccaatcactcagaaactttatgtgtctcgtcatgttgtcttccttgagcatatacctttcttttctattccatccactactcattgtcgcaccccaaaaaaaaaatcctggcgcGCGGCAttggctggcgatttttcatcgtttgttgcgtttgctttgaattcgttcgagggagtcgccacctagtaatttattaagggctactaggaaacctaataTACTGGccttgtcagagatcatgggtaagggactggttgtggttagggaaggtattagcacccctaacacaccctacctgagataagctgcttcgtgttctgatgtgatttgaaaatttaaaatattaattaaattcttaggcttgaataaatcagttattaaatccccgaatatatgtagaaacttgtcctcatattttcatggaaaatacaacttgattttatttgtccttgagatatttaaccatatttaaattaacaaataattctttgttttttattttatttttataattcaatgacataaataaaaatgcaaacacaaacattcacttttcactattttttttttcttttctttcccttttcttttcttttctttttcttttacatcacattacagcttacaataaaaaaaatcaaatgctaaataataaaaaaaatcaaacaattttaaatttacaaaaacagcCCCCCCAAAGCCTCCTGGAATTGCTGGGAACGACACTGTGAAGAATCATGGGCAGCaggccactggcggcgcgtcctCCCACGCGCCACCACCACTGGCGGCGcatgggttcacgcgccgccgtaGTAAAAAGCACAGCAACAGGGGGGTCCAAAACGGCTACCTTCCCCGCTCCTCTTCCTCTCCGGCTGTGATCTgtaaacaagaaaagagaacacacgcaacagttgattttattccattttatgTCTAGATCTGTGCTGATTTTCCCCTTTTTTAGATCTATTCTTTTCTGTCTTCTTTGTTCTTCGTGCGTCTGTTCTTTCCTTCTTCAGCAGGTGGCCGGTCTGGCGGTGTTGAAGAGGAGGGCTGTTAGGAGGCAGCGGTGGTGGTGGTTTCCAGGAGCGACGAGAGTGTTGCCCCGGCGCTGCTGTTCGGCCGCCGCTGGGAGAGGAAACCGAAGGGGAAACAGTCGTTGCTGATGGGAAGGCTGCGGTGGCTGGCTGATGATGGAGACCGAAGTCGAAGGGAACCGATCTGCGGTTCTGTTGTGCCGCTGGGGGAGGAGCTGGAGCTGCTGTGGAGATATCACCGGAGAAGGCCGGTCTGTGGTTCTGGTGATGACGGGGACGACTCTGTGGGCGCTGCTGCGGCCGACGGAGGGGAGCTTGTCCGGTGCGTGCAGCGGCCTGTGATGACTGCCGGTCGGTCGGCTGGGGAAGAAAATAGAGGCGTGGCCGAGAGAGGGGTGAGGGAGACAGTGagggctaaaaaaaaaacgtgagaGAACTGATGGAGGGGGCTGAGCTTGGTTGTTTCAGtggggaagaaggagaaaatctCAAAGGAGCTGGGGATCGTGGGTCTCTGCCCACTGCTCTCGGGACCCGACGAAAATGGCTTCCCCCCCCCACTCTTGCAAAGCTGGGAATGAGAAgaaatatgggtttttttttcattatgaggAGGGCCAACATGTCGGcggaaacaaggaaaagaagacggTGGGGgctaagtaattaatttttagccgaaagagagggattaaataatAGTATTGGGCCAGGGGCAACGGCTAatttcgggtgaagagaaaaaaattcttaggttgcccctccttccaaaattcaaaattcccttaggcaaaaatattgtttcgccctcaaaattggtctcttaattttcttttttcttttttttgtaaaatttgatttttcttgtttttttatattttttgaaaacgagcaatatcgacgtcgactcaaatacggaaaatcaattattttaaaaatgacgcgtgaaaagtcgaacgcgtttgaaaatcctttgaaaaattaaattctttttagacgacgttgaaaatgctaaaatgacgaaaatatattaaaaaaacatattttttggattttctttgtttttctctatttttggattttttgaaaatatataaaaaacatgggtcaaaaattgggtagcaacactcataacctgactaaatctgatcttattagtatagatccattttctgaggattctggtaatgatagctctccccatgttcgatcaatttgtactcataactctgcaggtactggtactttactctctggcacacctgaagctccattctcatctacagccctcaagcttcatctgagattgtggatccacctccacgtcagtccatccgtattcgtaagtccacaaaactaccagattttgctttattcttgttattcttcatcatttacttcctttttagcctctattcattgtcttgttgagccctcttcctataaagaggcaattcttgatccgctttggcagcaagctatggatgaggaactttctgcattgcataagacagatacttgggatctggttcctctacctcctggtaagagtgttgttggttgtcgttgggtgtataagatcaagactaattctgatgggtctattgagcgatataaagctaggttggttgccaaaggatactctcaacagtatggtatggactatgaggagacatttgctccggttgcaaaaatgactactattcgtactcttattgccgtagcttcgattcgtcaatggcatatttctcaacttgatgttaaaaatgccttcttgaatggagatcttcaagaagaagtttatatggcaccccctcctagtatttcacatgactctggatatgtttgtaagcttaagaaagcattatatggtctcaaacaagcacctcgtgcttggtttgagaaattctctattgtgatctcgtcacttggctttgtttctagcaatcatgattctgctctttttattaagtgcactgatgcaggtcgtatcattctgtctttatatgttgatgacatgattattactggtgatgacattgatggtatttcagttttgaagacagagttggctagacgatttgagatgaaggatttgggttatctttgatatttcctgggtattgaggtagcatactcacctagaggttaccttctttctcagtcgaaatatgttgcagatattcttgagcgggctagacttactgataacaagactgtggatactcctattgaggttaacgcaaggtactcttcttctgatggtttacctttgatagatcctactttataccgcactattgttgggagtttggtatatctcaccattactcgtccagatattgcatatgttgttcatgttgttagtcagtttgttgcttct is a genomic window of Populus alba chromosome 18, ASM523922v2, whole genome shotgun sequence containing:
- the LOC118059490 gene encoding glutamate receptor 2.8-like: MSGISAAIFPGDTTVAPKGWEIPTNEKKLKIGVPVKGGFGEFVAVTKDPSSNTTKITGYCIDVFDAVVKALPYALPYEYIPHAMPGGTYDDLTYQVSLYIDYTLPFTESGVSMSVPIADNNSKNAWVFMKPLTWDLWVRSFFFFLFIGFVVWVLEHRINEDFRGSASDQAGTSFWFSFSTMVFAPREKLVSNLSRAVVIIWFFVVLVLTQSYTASLTSLLTVQQLQPTVTDVHDLITKGGYVGYLKGSFVRGILLGLGFDNSKLIMYNSLEECHELFSRGSGNGGIAAAFDEVPYMKLFLSKYCSKYTMIDPTFKTGGFGFVFPKGSPVVPDISRAILNVTEGDKMKQIEDAWFGKKGSCPDSSTSVSSNTLSLKSFWGLFLIAGLAAFLALVIFIAMFVYRERRDLRPSDPTASTWDRTKNFFRIFIQRDSTSQISRQTELTDRNGISLPSMGVPSPAAFSVHRQFPEDPSSTDYDYSPNRQAPQEVVINIDQLPHQNQERPTALEIDPENN